GAAACCCTGGACCTGGGCCACCTGGCTCACATTCCGCCAGGCGAGTTCATCGGCGCCGGGCTGTGGCAACTGTTCAAGGGCATCGAGTCGCCTTACAAATCGGTGCTCAAGCTGCTGCTGACTGAGGTCTACGCCAGCGAACACCCGAATGTGCATTGCCTGAGCCTGCGCTTCAAGCGTGCGGTGTTTGCCAACCAGATGGACCTGGATGAGCTGGACCCGTACATCGTGGTCTACCGCCGCATCGAGGAATACCTCAAGGCGCGCAACGAGCCGGAACGCCTGGAACTTGTAAGGCGCGCGCTGTACCTGAAGGTCAACCGCAAGCTCAGCGCCGGCCAACGCGGCACAAGCTGGCAGCGATTATTGCTGGAACGCCTGGCCCATGAATGGGGCTGGGACCAACGCCAACTGGCCTTGCTGGACAGCCGCAGCCAGTGGAAAGTGCGCCAGGTCGCCTCCGAGCGCCGCGCACTGGTCAATGAGCTCAATTACAGCTATCGCTTCCTCACTCAGTTCGCCCGCACCGAGCAGACCGTCAGCCTGATCAACAAACGCGATCTCAACGTGCTCGGCCGTCGCCTGTATGCGGCGTTCGAACGCAAGGCCGGCAAGGTCGAGTTCATCAACCCCGGCATCGCCCCGGATTTGGCCGAAGACACCCTGACCCTGGTGCAATCGCCCAACCGCAAAGAGCCCGGCCAACACCATTGGGGCCTGTACAACGGCAACCTCACGGCGCTGGAGTGGGAGCACTTCGCACCGATCAAGCGCAGCCGCGACCTGTTGGAAATGCTCACCTGGTGCCACCGCAACGGCGTGATCGACAGCAGCACTCGCCTGGCACTGCACCCGGGCGTCAGCGACATGACCGAATTCGAACTGTTCAACCTGCTGGGCAGCCTGCAACAGACCATCGCCCTGCCCTTGGCCGGCGTCGATGAAGAGCGTTTATTGCGCTCGGCGGTGCCGGAAGAAGTGCTGCTACTGATCAACGTCGGCGTCGACCCGCTCAAGCATCACCGCGACCTGAATATCCTGATGACCACCGAGCGCACCGACTCCTTGAGCTACGCCGGTGTGCGCGACAACCTGGTTTTGACCCTGGATCAGGTCACGCTCAACAGTTGGAACGAGGTGCTGGTCAGCCGCTACGACGGCTCCCACGCGCTGCTCGATTGCCTGCGCGACTACCTCAACCAGTTACCGCCGGACCACTTGCCACGCCTGCGGGTGCGTTGTTTCTGTCACAACCGTGCGCAGTTCATTGCCCAGCGCGTAGAGGAAATCTTCGACACTGCGCAGAACCTGCTGCTGGGCCAGGGCAATCACCGCTACTTGCTGCAGGTGCAGCAGCACTACCACGTGATGGAACTGATGCCGGGCCAGGCCACCCATGTGTCACTGCCGACCCAGGATGCGCTGATCGCCTACCTCAGTGAAGAACTGGCCAGCTACAGCCCGCTGCACCTGGACGCCATGGCCCTGGAAGACCACGACCTCGCGCTGCTGTTGCCCATGGGCCTGGCCGATTGTGTGCAGGTGTTCTACCGCGTCAATGAAGGCTTCGCCGAGTTGTATGTGCTGGATGAATTCAACGCGCTGTGGCAGCAACGCTTGCCATTCCATGACGAACAAAGCCTGTTGGCGCCCTTGCAGCGTTTTCTGCAGTCGATCATCTACCGCCGCGAAGCGCTCTCGCCGCTGGACACGCACCAGCCGTTGGGCGAAGTGCAAACCTTGTATTACCAACTGTTGCCCTCCGGCAGCCATCGCGCACGTGGCATCGAGCCACGGCCAGCCCCTCAGAATCCCGCCAACAAGCCGTTTTATGACGTGCAGGCGATTATCGGCAAGGCCGCGCCCGGCCAGGTCGGCATCACGCTGTACTGTAATCAACGGGAGTTTTCAGAGTTGGAGTTCGGCGACCAACTGTTTGCAGTGGTCGCCCAGGAAATCGTCGGGCAGCGCCGGGAAACCGAGCGCTACCGCTGCTACATCACCGACCTGGACCTGTCCGGCCTGCTCGGTGATGTGCAAAGCCCGAGCAACTTGTACCTGCGCTACAAGGCCGAGCTGGAGTTGTCACTGAATGCGGCGCTGAGCCAGATTTAGAGCAGGAAGGCGCCGCCATCTTTGGGCTGGCCTTCAACACTGAGCAATTCCAGCTTGAGGGTCTTGCCGCCCGGCGCCGGCCAATCGATGTGCTGGCCCACTTGCAGGCCGAGCAATGCGCTGCCCACCGGCGCCAGGATCGAGATCTTGCCTTCGTCGGCATTCGCGTCCTTGGGGTAAACCAGGGTCAGGTGATAGTCCTTGCCGCTGCCTTGCTCACGGCAATGCACGCGGGAGTTCATGGTCACGACACTTGCAGGCACTTCATCGTGGCCAACTTGATCGGCACGGTCGAGCTCGGCTTGCAATGCTTCGACGCCGGGAAACTCGTCGCCCAAGCGGTCGATCAGTTGCTCCAGACGCTGCACGTCAAGACGGGTGAGGATGATGGAAGGTGCGGTGGTCATGATTCAGGCAGACTCCTTTTTTCTGCACAAAAAAGCAAAACCCCGCCAGGAAAAGGCGGGGTTCTCACGGACCTCGATGAGTTGAGGTGTACCCGGACACTACCACAGCGTCACAAATAAACAAGACGACCTCAGGCGAGGCTCCGGCGCTGTTCGGCCTCGGCGCAGATCACCCGGCGCCGGGCATCGTCGGCGGAGCGCCATTCACGGATGTCTTCCACGTGGCGGAAGCAGCCGAGGCAGACTTTTTGCTCGTCCAGGCGACACAAACTGATACAAGGTGACGGCACCGCCGGGCTGACATTGCTGAACAGCGGCTTGAGCGGGCGTACAGGTGCAGGCTGGGTCACGATCAAATCTCGTCGAAGTCCAGCTCGACGCCGGCTTGTTCTTGAACCAGGCGTGCGAGCATTTCGCTCAACAGCTCATCGCTGGTATCGCACTGCCAATTGTTGTCTTCTTCGTTGAAGTCGAAGTGAAAACCACCCGAACGCGCCGCCAGCCACAACTGACGCAGCGGCTCCTGGCGGCTGAAGATCAGTTGGGTGCCGTTTTCAAACTTGACGGTCAGCACGCCGGCCGAGTTTTCCAGGTCCACGTCCAGGCCGCTGTCGTCGAAAATATCTTCCAGCGCCTGCTGGGTCGAATCCACCAGGTCGTGAAAACGGGCTTCGGTCAAACTCATTGTGGCAACCTCAAAAGTGTCTGGTTTTGCTCAAGCGCCGCACGATACGGGCGAGCCCCGCTTATTGCAAAGGATACCGAGTTCATTACCGATGGCGGTATGAAATATCCACGGCCAGCGTAGCCTGCTTCCCAACCATCTCGGCAAACCCCCGCCGGACGGGTATTCCGGCGCATAGGCAAGCTGGCGGGTGGTCGGTATACTCGGGCGCAATTAATGCATATTCAAGGATTTCGCCATGAAGCGCCTGATCTCTTCCCTTGCTGCGCTCGTCGCGGTCGCTTGCCTCGTTAGTGCCTGTGGTCAAAAAGGCCCGCTGTACCTGCCCGATGACAGCAAAGACCCAAATGATCAGGCGCAGTCGTCACAAAAGCCGTCAAAGGCGCACAAGCACGACACCTATCAATAAGGGAAACCCATGGACGCTTTTAACTACCGGGACGGCGAGCTGTTCGCGGAAGGCGTGGCGCTGTCCGCAATTGCCGAGCGCTTTGGCACCCCGACTTACGTGTACTCACGTGCGCACATCGAAGCCCAATACCGCACCTTTGCCGACGCGCTGGAAGGCACGCCGAGCCTGGTGTGCTACGCCGTCAAGGCCAACTCCAACCTGGGTGTACTGAATGTCCTGGCGCGTCTCGGCGCTGGTTTCGACATCGTTTCCCGTGGTGAACTGGAGCGCGTGCTGGCGGCCGGCGGCCAACCTGACAAGATCGTATTCTCCGGCGTCGGCAAGAGCCGCGAAGACATGCGCCGCGCCCTCGAAGTGGGCGTGCATTGCTTCAACGTAGAATCCACCGATGAGCTGGAGCGCCTGCAAGTGGTCGCCGCCGAGATGGGCGTTCGCGCGCCGATCTCCCTGCGCGTCAACCCGGACGTCGATGCCGGCACCCACCCGTACATTTCCACCGGCCTTAAAGAGAACAAGTTCGGCATCGCCATTGCCGATGCCGAGGACGTGTACATCCGCGCCGCGCAGTTGCCGAACCTGGAAGTGCTGGGTGTCGACTGCCATATCGGCTCGCAACTGACCACCCTGCCACCGTTCCTGGATGCGCTCGACCGCCTGCTGGCGCTGACCGACCGCCTGGGCGAGTGCGGCATCTACCTGCAACACATCGATCTGGGTGGTGGCGTGGGTGTGCGTTATCGCGATGAAGAACCGCCGCAGATCGCCGACTACATCCAGGCCGTGCGCGAGCGCACTGAAGGCCGCGGCCTGACCCTGATGTTCGAGCCGGGCCGCTACATAGTCGCCAACGCCAGCGTGTTACTGACCCAGGTCGAGTACCTCAAGCACACCGAGTACAAGGACTTCGCCATCGTCGACGCGGCGATGAACGACCTGATCCGCCCGGCGCTCTACCAGGCCTGGATGGATGTGACTGCCGTCAAGCCACGTGCTGGCGAAGGCCGTAATTACGACATCGTCGGCCCGATCTGCGAGACCGGTGACTTCCTGGCCAAGGAGCGTCAGCTGGCCCTGGAAGAAGGCGACCTGCTGGCCGTGCATTCGGCCGGTGCCTACGGGTTTGTCATGAGTTCCAACTACAACACCCGCGGCCGTGCCGCCGAGGTGCTGGTGGACGGTGATCAAGCGTTTGAAGTGCGTCGCCGCGAGACGGTAGCCGAGTTGTATGCTGGCGAAAGCCTGCTGCCGGAGTAAGCCATGCTGCTGCGTTTTACCAAGATGCACGGGCTGGGCAATGACTTTATGGTCCTCGACCTGGTCAGCCAGCACGCGCACATCCTGCCCAAGCACGCCAAACAGTGGGGCGACCGTCACACTGGCATCGGTTTTGACCAGTTGCTGATCGTCGAGGCGCCGAGCAACCCGGAGGTGGATTTCCGTTACCGGATCTTCAACTCCGATGGTTCCGAAGTGGAACAGTGCGGCAACGGTGCGCGCTGCTTCGCACGTTTTGTGCTGGACAAACGCCTGACCGCCAAACGCCAGATTCGCGTCGAAACCAAAAGCGGCGTGATCGAACTGGACATCCGCAGCGATGGCCAGATCAGCGTGAACATGGGCGCGCCACGCCTGGTGCCGGCGGATATTCCGTTCCAGGCCACCGAGCAGGCGACCCATTACGCGCTGGAGGTTGATGGCAAGACGGTAGATATCGCGGCCGTGTCGATGGGCAACCCCCACGCCGTTCTGCGGGTCAACGACATCAACAACGCGCCCGTGCATGAACTGGGGCCGAAAATCGAACATCACCCGCGCTTTCCGGCACGGGTCAATGTGGGCTTCCTGCAGGTGATCGACCGTACCCGCGCGCAACTGCGCGTGTGGGAACGCGGCGCCGGCGAAACCCAGGCCTGCGGCACCGGCGCTTGCGCTGCGGCCGTGGCCGCGATCAGCCAGGGGTGGATGGATTCGCCGCTGTTGATCGACCTGCCCGGTGGACGCTTGTCCATCGAATGGGCAGGCCCTGGCCACCCGGTGATGATGACCGGGCCGGCCTCGCGTGTATACGAAGGACAGGTCCGTCTATGAGTGAGCCAAGCTAATGACCGATAAGCCTCAAGTACCCGCCCAAGCAAACCCAAGCGAAAGTCTGGAGGCCGCTGCAGTCGCGGCGTACCTTGAGGCTAACCCGGACTTCTTCGTCGAACACGAAGAGCTGCTGCCGGCCCTGCGCATTCCCCACCAGCGCGGCGACACCGTGTCGCTGGTGGAGCGGCAGATGAAGATCCTGCGTGAGCGCAATATCGAAATGCGCCACAAGCTCTCGCACCTGATGGACGTCGCCCGCGACAATGACCGCCTGTTCGAGAAAACCCGTCGCCTGATTCTTACCCTGATGGACGCTACCAGCCTGGAAGAAACGGTGATCGCCGTGGAAGACAGCCTGCGCCAGGACTTCCAGGTGCCCTTTGTCAGCCTGATCCTGTTCAGCGACAACCCAATGCCGGTGGGTCGCTGGGTCAGCGGTGGCGAAGCGCAAACCGCGATTGGCGGCCTGCTCTCTGAAGGCAAGACCATCAGTGGCACCTTGCGCGAGCATGAGCTGGACTTCCTGTTTGGTGCCGAACAGCGCAAGCAGATCGGCTCGACTGCCGTGGTCGCCCTCAGCTATCAGGGCCTGCACGGCGTACTGGCCATCGCCAGTCGTGATCCGCAACACTACAAAAGCTCGGTGGGCACGCTGTTCCTGACCTACATCGCCGAAGTGCTCGGCCGGGTACTGCCGCGCTTCACCACCGCCCTGCGCGCGGTGCGCTAGCCATGGAACGGCAACTGGACACTTATTGCGCTCACCTGCGCAACGAGCGCCAGGTGTCGCCCCACACGCTGGAAGCCTATCGACGGGACCTGAACAAGGTCCTGGCGTATTGCGAAAAACAACAGATCGCCAGCTGGAAAGCCCTGGATATCCAGAGCCTGCGCAGCTTGATCGCGCGGCTGCACCAGCAAGGCCAATCTTCGCGCAGCCTGTCGCGCCTGCTCTCGGCGGTGCGCGGCCTTTATCACTACCTGAACCGCGAAGGCCTGTGTGATCACGACCCGGCCAACGGTCTGTCCCCACCCAAAGGCGAGCGGCGGCTGCCCAAGACCCTCGACACCGATCGCGCCCTGCAATTGCTCGACGGCGCCGTCGAAGATGACTTCCTCGCGCACCGCGACCAGGCGATTCTTGAGCTGTTCTATTCCTCGGGCCTGCGCCTGTCGGAGCTGACGGGCCTGAACCTCGACCAACTGGACCTGGCGGACTGCCTGGTGCAAGTGCTCGGCAAGGGCAGCAAGACCCGCGTGTTGCCAGTCGGCCGCAAGGCGCGGGAAGCCTTGCAACTATGGCTGCCGCTGCGTCTGTTGACCAACCCCGCGGACGATGCGGTGTTTGTCAGCCAGCAAGGCCGGCGCCTCGGGCCACGGGCGATTCAGGTGCGGGTCAAGCTCGCCGGTGAACGCGAGCTGGGGCAGAACCTGCACCCACATATGCTGCGACACTCTTTTGCCAGCCATATGTTGGAATCGTCCCAGGACCTGCGCGCGGTGCAGGAACTGCTCGGCCACTCCGACATCAAGACCACGCAGATCTATACCCACCTCGACTTCCAACACCTGGCGACGGTGTACGACAGCGCCCATCCACGGGCCAAACGCATCAAGGGCGGCGACTCATGAGTATCAAGCTGATCACCTTCGACCTGGACGACACACTCTGGGACAACGTACCCGTCATCATCGGCGCCGAAGCGTCGATGCGCGAGTGGCTGGCGATCAACGCCACCAAAGTCGGCGAATTGCCCCTGGAGCATTTCGCCCGCCTGCGCCAGCAGGTGCTGGAGCGCCATCCCGAGCTCAAATACCGCATCAGCACCCTGCGCCATCGGGTGTTGATGCACGCGTTTGAAGAGGCCGGTTATCCACAGCCTGAAGCCACGGAAATGGCAGATGTGTGCTACGAAGCGTTTATTCATGCGCGGCACCAGCTCACGCCATTTCCCGAAGCCGAGCCGATGTTGCAGGCGCTGCGCCAGCACTTCTTGCTGGGGGTGATCACCAACGGTAATGCCGATGTGCAGCGCGTCGGGCTGGCGGACTATTTCCACTTTGCCCTGCGTGCCGAAGATATCGGCATCGCCAAGCCGGATGCGCGGTTGTTTCAAGAAGCGTTGCAACGCGGCGGCGTGGACGCCAGTCAGGCGGTGCATATCGGCGATCACCCCGGTGACGACATCGCCGGTGCGCAGCAGGCAGGGCTGCGTGCGGTGTGGTTTAACCCGACGGGTAAGGCGTGGGAGGCGGATAAGCGCCCGGATGCGGAAATTCGTAACTTGGCGGAGCTGCCAGCGCTGCTGCGTAGCTGGAACTGACGCAAAAACCAAATGTGGGAGCTGGCTTGCCTGCGATGACGGTGAGCCAGACAGCACATCACTAGCTGACGACCGCTATCGCAGGCAAGCCAGCTCCCACACGGGACTGCGGCGGATCTGCAACTTTGTTACAGCCATGAAAAAGCCCGCAGCGACGGCGGGCTTTTTCTTACAAGCGAACTGCTGACCTTAGATAGGACGGCTGCCGTACTTGTTATCCGGCTTCTTAGGCGGGTCTGCCACCACGTTGGCCTCGACTTCCTGCACTTTGCCGCCTTTAGCGAGGAATTCTTCCATCGCACGGGCCAGCGCATCGCGCTCTTTGTTCTTGGCTTCAACGCTCGGCAGTTCGTCTACCGATACAGCGGCCTTGGCTTTGCCTTTGGCGGCTTTGGCAGGCGCGTCATCGCTGATTTCGTCGCCATCGTCAGCAACGTCTTCAACGGCCGCTTCAAGACCCTCTTCGGTCTCGTCGTCGCCTACTTCAAGTTCGTCGTTTTCCAGATCATCGTCGCTCATGTTCTACCTCATGACTTGCGAAAAGCAGATTAGTTATAGCCCAGCTTCACCCTCTGTCGAGTTTGCCGGAAAAAATCACATCCACAGGATTACCCGTGGCTTATGCCCCATCACCGTGCAAGGTGGCGAGGACTTTACGAGCACCGCCATGATCACGGTGCTCGCCCAGATAAACACCTTGCCAGGTCCCCATCGCCAAGCGGCCGGCCTTGACCGGCAAACTCAGCTGGCAGCCCAGGAGACTGGCCTTGAAGTGCGCCGGCAGATCATCCGGACCTTCGTCGTTGTGTTCATATCCCGCCATGCCTTGCGGCACCAGCGCATTGAAAAAACGCTCGAAGTCACGGCGAACCGCCGGGTCGGCATTCTCGTTGACGGTCAACGAGGCCGAGGTGTGCTGCAGCCACAAATGCAACAAGCCCACGCGACAAGCCTTCAATTCAGGCAAGCCGGCGAGCAACTCATCCGTTACCAGGTGAAAGCCCCGGGGCTTGGCCCGCAGGGTTATCAGGGTCTGTTGCCACATACAGTTCTCCGCCCATCGGCGCGCATTCTAGCGCGCTCAGGGAAAAAACAAAGTACCGAATACGCCTACATGCATGTAAGACTTTTGCACGCTGAAAAGTACCGTGTGCGCGCCATCACAAACTCTGCGTAAAAACCGGTACAGGTCCTATCACTGACAAACGCCAGGCAAAAAAATGCCCGGCAAGCCGGGCATCTTTTTTTCGCGTACTTACAAGTTGTAGCCGCGTTCGTTGTGTTGCGCCAGGTCGAGGCCCACGGCCTCTTCTTCGTCGGTAACCCGCAGGCCCATGACGGCATCCAGCACCTTGAGGATGATGAAGGTCACGATAGCCGTGTAGATCACGGTGAAACCGACGCCTTTGCACTGGATCCAGACTTGCGCCGCGATGTCAGTGGTGGCTGCGTTGAAGCCGCCCAGGGAAGGCGCAGCGAACACGCCGGTCAGGATCGCGCCGAGGATACCGCCGATACCGTGCACGCCGAAGGCGTCCAGGGAGTCGTCGTAGCCCAGTTTGCGTTTCAGGGTAGTGGCGCAGAAGAAGCACACCACGCCCGCCGCCAGGCCGATGACCAGGGCGCCCATTGGGCCCACGGTGCCGGCAGCCGGGGTGATTGCCACCAGGCCAGCGACTACGCCCGAGGCGATACCCAGTGCGCTTGGCTTACCGTGGGTGACCCACTCGGCGAACATCCAGCCCAGCGCCGCAGCAGCGGTAGCGATCTGGGTGACCAGCATCGCCATACCGGCAGTGCCGTTGGCTGCAGCCGCGGAACCGGCGTTGAAGCCGAACCAGCCGACCCACAGCATGGCCGCACCGACCAGGGTGTAACCCAGGTTGTGAGGTGCCATCGGGGTGGTTGGGAAACCTTTACGCTTGCCGAGTACCAGGCACGCCACCAGGCCGGCCACACCGGCGTTGATGTGCACCACGGTGCCGCCGGCGAAGTCCAGCACGCCCCAGTCACCCAGCAGCGAACCCGGACCGCCCCACACCATGTGCGCAATCGGTGCGTAGACCAGGGTGAACCAGACGCCCATGAAGATCAGCATCGCGGAGAACTTCATACGCTCGGCGAAAGCACCGACGATCAGCGCAGGAGTAATGATGGCGAACGTCATCTGGAAGGTGACGAACACCGCCTCAGGGAACAGCGCCGCAGGGCCGGTGATGCTCGCCGGGGTCACACCCGACAGGAACAGTTTGGACAGGCCGCCCACGAACGAGTTGAGGTTGACGACGCCTGCTTCCATACCGGTGGTGTCGAACGCCATGCTGTAGCCGTAAACGAACCACAAGATAGTGATCAAGCCGGTGATGGCGAAGCACTGCATCATCACGGAAAGAATGTTTTTGGAGCGAACCATGCCGCCGTAGAACAGCGCCAGGCCCGGAATAGTCATGAACAGCACCAGCGCGGTGGACGTGAGCATCCACGCGGTGTCACCGGAATTGAGGACTGGAGCAGGGGCTGGGTCCGCCGCCAATGCCAAGGCAGGCATTACGAGGGACAACAGGGCTCCTAGCCCTGCGAATTTACGCAGAGTCATATTGTTTTCTCCTGGGGCGTTGGGGGTTTGGCGGCTTAGATTGCGTCGGTATCGGTTTCGCCGGTACGGATGCGAATAGCCTGTTCCAGATTGACCACGAAGATCTTGCCGTCACCGATCTTGCCGGTGTTGGCCGCCTTGGTTATCGCCTCGATAACCCGGTCAAGATCCTTGTCGTCAATGGCGACATCAATCTTCACCTTCGGCAGGAAATCGACCACGTATTCCGCGCCGCGATACAGCTCGGTGTGACCCTTCTGCCGACCGAAGCCTTTGACCTCAGTAACGGTAATGCCCTGCACGCCGATCTCGGACAACGACTCGCGTACATCGTCCAACTTGAACGGCTTGATGATGGCAGTGACTAGCTTCATGAAAACTCTCTCCCGAATTGGTGGACTTGCCCCAGGAAAACAAACCCGTCTCAAGTCTAAGCGCAGTGCCTGGCTTTG
The sequence above is a segment of the Pseudomonas sp. R76 genome. Coding sequences within it:
- a CDS encoding ammonium transporter, whose amino-acid sequence is MTLRKFAGLGALLSLVMPALALAADPAPAPVLNSGDTAWMLTSTALVLFMTIPGLALFYGGMVRSKNILSVMMQCFAITGLITILWFVYGYSMAFDTTGMEAGVVNLNSFVGGLSKLFLSGVTPASITGPAALFPEAVFVTFQMTFAIITPALIVGAFAERMKFSAMLIFMGVWFTLVYAPIAHMVWGGPGSLLGDWGVLDFAGGTVVHINAGVAGLVACLVLGKRKGFPTTPMAPHNLGYTLVGAAMLWVGWFGFNAGSAAAANGTAGMAMLVTQIATAAAALGWMFAEWVTHGKPSALGIASGVVAGLVAITPAAGTVGPMGALVIGLAAGVVCFFCATTLKRKLGYDDSLDAFGVHGIGGILGAILTGVFAAPSLGGFNAATTDIAAQVWIQCKGVGFTVIYTAIVTFIILKVLDAVMGLRVTDEEEAVGLDLAQHNERGYNL
- a CDS encoding class I adenylate cyclase, coding for MTRTHEIRPDLDEGIDRKVLAQLRARFMALNAGRMARAVEGLTPRQQSVLTLLPLFFHVNHPLLPGYVSGSTPAGLSNFEPDAQALTEAQRLTRSFSYKPRHGNPPRPIHGLFLMGSLGTLAQADQSDMDVWVCHAPDLGDTELAELRKKCQLLEAWALTMGAEAHFFLIEPTRFVLGERDTQLSSDDCGTTQHYLLLDEFYRTAIWLAGRSPIWWLVPVYEETRYAEFTHTLISKRFIRADETLDLGHLAHIPPGEFIGAGLWQLFKGIESPYKSVLKLLLTEVYASEHPNVHCLSLRFKRAVFANQMDLDELDPYIVVYRRIEEYLKARNEPERLELVRRALYLKVNRKLSAGQRGTSWQRLLLERLAHEWGWDQRQLALLDSRSQWKVRQVASERRALVNELNYSYRFLTQFARTEQTVSLINKRDLNVLGRRLYAAFERKAGKVEFINPGIAPDLAEDTLTLVQSPNRKEPGQHHWGLYNGNLTALEWEHFAPIKRSRDLLEMLTWCHRNGVIDSSTRLALHPGVSDMTEFELFNLLGSLQQTIALPLAGVDEERLLRSAVPEEVLLLINVGVDPLKHHRDLNILMTTERTDSLSYAGVRDNLVLTLDQVTLNSWNEVLVSRYDGSHALLDCLRDYLNQLPPDHLPRLRVRCFCHNRAQFIAQRVEEIFDTAQNLLLGQGNHRYLLQVQQHYHVMELMPGQATHVSLPTQDALIAYLSEELASYSPLHLDAMALEDHDLALLLPMGLADCVQVFYRVNEGFAELYVLDEFNALWQQRLPFHDEQSLLAPLQRFLQSIIYRREALSPLDTHQPLGEVQTLYYQLLPSGSHRARGIEPRPAPQNPANKPFYDVQAIIGKAAPGQVGITLYCNQREFSELEFGDQLFAVVAQEIVGQRRETERYRCYITDLDLSGLLGDVQSPSNLYLRYKAELELSLNAALSQI
- the xerC gene encoding tyrosine recombinase XerC encodes the protein MERQLDTYCAHLRNERQVSPHTLEAYRRDLNKVLAYCEKQQIASWKALDIQSLRSLIARLHQQGQSSRSLSRLLSAVRGLYHYLNREGLCDHDPANGLSPPKGERRLPKTLDTDRALQLLDGAVEDDFLAHRDQAILELFYSSGLRLSELTGLNLDQLDLADCLVQVLGKGSKTRVLPVGRKAREALQLWLPLRLLTNPADDAVFVSQQGRRLGPRAIQVRVKLAGERELGQNLHPHMLRHSFASHMLESSQDLRAVQELLGHSDIKTTQIYTHLDFQHLATVYDSAHPRAKRIKGGDS
- a CDS encoding HAD family hydrolase; the encoded protein is MSIKLITFDLDDTLWDNVPVIIGAEASMREWLAINATKVGELPLEHFARLRQQVLERHPELKYRISTLRHRVLMHAFEEAGYPQPEATEMADVCYEAFIHARHQLTPFPEAEPMLQALRQHFLLGVITNGNADVQRVGLADYFHFALRAEDIGIAKPDARLFQEALQRGGVDASQAVHIGDHPGDDIAGAQQAGLRAVWFNPTGKAWEADKRPDAEIRNLAELPALLRSWN
- a CDS encoding DUF1289 domain-containing protein; translated protein: MTQPAPVRPLKPLFSNVSPAVPSPCISLCRLDEQKVCLGCFRHVEDIREWRSADDARRRVICAEAEQRRSLA
- the lptM gene encoding LPS translocon maturation chaperone LptM, whose product is MKRLISSLAALVAVACLVSACGQKGPLYLPDDSKDPNDQAQSSQKPSKAHKHDTYQ
- the lysA gene encoding diaminopimelate decarboxylase, with the translated sequence MDAFNYRDGELFAEGVALSAIAERFGTPTYVYSRAHIEAQYRTFADALEGTPSLVCYAVKANSNLGVLNVLARLGAGFDIVSRGELERVLAAGGQPDKIVFSGVGKSREDMRRALEVGVHCFNVESTDELERLQVVAAEMGVRAPISLRVNPDVDAGTHPYISTGLKENKFGIAIADAEDVYIRAAQLPNLEVLGVDCHIGSQLTTLPPFLDALDRLLALTDRLGECGIYLQHIDLGGGVGVRYRDEEPPQIADYIQAVRERTEGRGLTLMFEPGRYIVANASVLLTQVEYLKHTEYKDFAIVDAAMNDLIRPALYQAWMDVTAVKPRAGEGRNYDIVGPICETGDFLAKERQLALEEGDLLAVHSAGAYGFVMSSNYNTRGRAAEVLVDGDQAFEVRRRETVAELYAGESLLPE
- the cyaY gene encoding iron donor protein CyaY, encoding MSLTEARFHDLVDSTQQALEDIFDDSGLDVDLENSAGVLTVKFENGTQLIFSRQEPLRQLWLAARSGGFHFDFNEEDNNWQCDTSDELLSEMLARLVQEQAGVELDFDEI
- the rnk gene encoding nucleoside diphosphate kinase regulator; protein product: MTTAPSIILTRLDVQRLEQLIDRLGDEFPGVEALQAELDRADQVGHDEVPASVVTMNSRVHCREQGSGKDYHLTLVYPKDANADEGKISILAPVGSALLGLQVGQHIDWPAPGGKTLKLELLSVEGQPKDGGAFLL
- the dapF gene encoding diaminopimelate epimerase, whose translation is MLLRFTKMHGLGNDFMVLDLVSQHAHILPKHAKQWGDRHTGIGFDQLLIVEAPSNPEVDFRYRIFNSDGSEVEQCGNGARCFARFVLDKRLTAKRQIRVETKSGVIELDIRSDGQISVNMGAPRLVPADIPFQATEQATHYALEVDGKTVDIAAVSMGNPHAVLRVNDINNAPVHELGPKIEHHPRFPARVNVGFLQVIDRTRAQLRVWERGAGETQACGTGACAAAVAAISQGWMDSPLLIDLPGGRLSIEWAGPGHPVMMTGPASRVYEGQVRL
- the sutA gene encoding transcriptional regulator SutA, translated to MSDDDLENDELEVGDDETEEGLEAAVEDVADDGDEISDDAPAKAAKGKAKAAVSVDELPSVEAKNKERDALARAMEEFLAKGGKVQEVEANVVADPPKKPDNKYGSRPI
- the glnK gene encoding P-II family nitrogen regulator — its product is MKLVTAIIKPFKLDDVRESLSEIGVQGITVTEVKGFGRQKGHTELYRGAEYVVDFLPKVKIDVAIDDKDLDRVIEAITKAANTGKIGDGKIFVVNLEQAIRIRTGETDTDAI
- a CDS encoding DUF484 family protein yields the protein MTDKPQVPAQANPSESLEAAAVAAYLEANPDFFVEHEELLPALRIPHQRGDTVSLVERQMKILRERNIEMRHKLSHLMDVARDNDRLFEKTRRLILTLMDATSLEETVIAVEDSLRQDFQVPFVSLILFSDNPMPVGRWVSGGEAQTAIGGLLSEGKTISGTLREHELDFLFGAEQRKQIGSTAVVALSYQGLHGVLAIASRDPQHYKSSVGTLFLTYIAEVLGRVLPRFTTALRAVR
- a CDS encoding secondary thiamine-phosphate synthase enzyme YjbQ; the protein is MWQQTLITLRAKPRGFHLVTDELLAGLPELKACRVGLLHLWLQHTSASLTVNENADPAVRRDFERFFNALVPQGMAGYEHNDEGPDDLPAHFKASLLGCQLSLPVKAGRLAMGTWQGVYLGEHRDHGGARKVLATLHGDGA